From Vitis vinifera cultivar Pinot Noir 40024 chromosome 5, ASM3070453v1, the proteins below share one genomic window:
- the LOC100853493 gene encoding uncharacterized protein LOC100853493: protein MVKDCMEYAKKCQSCQFHSNFIHQLPEPLHPTIASWPFHAWGLDVVEPITPKFSAGHAYILAVIDYFSKWAEVVPLKEVKKENVVNFIRSNIIYRYGVPRYIITDNGKPFYNKLISNLYERFDFKQHNSSMYNAPTNGLVKAFNKTLCNLLKKIVDKSKRDWHERVGEALWAYQTTYRTLTQATPYSLIYGVEAVLSLEHQIPSLRIAIHGGLTDEDNAKLCLQELETLDEK from the coding sequence ATGGTTAAGGATTGTATGGAATATGCAAAGAAGTGTCAATCGTGTCAATTTCACTCAAATTTTATACACCAACTCCCTGAACCACTCCATCCTACGATTGCGTCATGGCCATTTCATGCATGGGGGCTTGACGTGGTCGAACCCATTACTCCTAAATTCTCTGCTGGGCATGCTTACATATTAGCAGTAAtagattatttttctaaatgggCGGAAGTTGTGCCACTTAAAGaagtgaagaaagaaaatgtagTGAACTTCATTCGAAGTAATATTATTTATCGGTATGGGGTGCCAAGATACATAATCACTGACAATGGGAAACCCTTCTATAACAAATTGATAAGTAATCTCTATGAGAGGTTCGATTTCAAACAACACAATTCATCAATGTACAATGCACCGACCAATGGTCTCGTAAAGGCATTCAACAAGACCCTTTGCAActtattgaagaaaattgttGATAAGTCAAAAAGGGATTGGCATGAACGAGTAGGAGAAGCACTTTGGGCATATCAAACAACATATCGAACACTTACACAAGCAACCCCTTATTCTCTCATTTATGGTGTAGAAGCTGTATTGTCCCTTGAGCATCAGATCCCTTCATTAAGGATTGCGATACATGGAGGACTAACTGATGAA